The Thermoplasmata archaeon genome includes a region encoding these proteins:
- the rplX gene encoding 50S ribosomal protein L24, with amino-acid sequence MSIQPRKERKKLFRAPLHEKRKVFHCLLDKELRKKYGIRTLGVVKGDTVKVMRGQFKGTVEKVAKVDYKKLRLHIENVTVKKADGKLKPYPVHPSNVMITKLNLTDPKRRAKLKEEAPPQEEVKEEEKKTEEEVKS; translated from the coding sequence ATGAGCATTCAACCAAGGAAAGAAAGAAAGAAACTGTTCAGAGCACCACTCCACGAGAAGCGGAAAGTGTTTCACTGTCTCCTTGACAAAGAACTGAGAAAAAAGTATGGGATTCGCACTCTCGGAGTGGTGAAAGGGGACACAGTTAAAGTGATGCGAGGACAGTTTAAAGGTACTGTGGAAAAGGTTGCAAAGGTTGATTACAAAAAACTGAGGTTACACATTGAGAATGTTACAGTAAAGAAAGCGGATGGAAAACTAAAGCCCTATCCAGTTCATCCCTCTAATGTTATGATCACAAAGTTAAACCTTACGGACCCGAAAAGAAGGGCAAAACTGAAGGAGGAGGCACCGCCTCAAGAAGAAGTGAAAGAGGAAGAAAAGAAAACTGAAGAAGAGGTGAAATCATGA
- a CDS encoding 30S ribosomal protein S8, whose product MQSDLLNDMLVKIKNAEKSGKKECTVKASKLIGNVLKVMMDYNYVKQFEFMDDGKSGFFKVVLTGSINSCGVIKPRFSVKAMEIEKYESRFLPGQDFGILILTTTAGVISNVKAKELGIGGKLLAYVY is encoded by the coding sequence ATGCAGAGCGATCTATTGAATGATATGCTCGTTAAAATAAAGAATGCGGAGAAATCTGGAAAAAAGGAGTGCACTGTTAAAGCTTCAAAGTTGATAGGGAATGTGCTCAAGGTAATGATGGACTACAACTATGTGAAGCAATTTGAATTCATGGATGATGGCAAATCTGGCTTCTTCAAAGTTGTTCTGACAGGGAGTATAAACAGTTGTGGCGTGATAAAACCCAGGTTCTCTGTTAAAGCGATGGAAATTGAAAAGTATGAAAGCAGGTTTCTACCAGGCCAGGACTTTGGTATTCTGATTCTGACAACAACTGCGGGCGTGATTTCGAATGTGAAGGCGAAAGAACTAGGAATTGGAGGTAAGCTCCTTGCGTATGTGTATTGA
- a CDS encoding 30S ribosomal protein S14: MKPKKLFGRKIGCTRCGRKRGIVRRYGMHLCRQCFREIAPELGFKKYS; the protein is encoded by the coding sequence ATGAAACCGAAGAAGTTATTTGGAAGAAAAATAGGATGCACTAGATGCGGAAGAAAGCGTGGGATTGTCCGCAGATATGGAATGCATCTTTGCAGACAGTGTTTTCGTGAGATTGCACCTGAACTTGGATTTAAGAAATATTCGTGA
- a CDS encoding 50S ribosomal protein L5 yields MTEKENPMRRIYLEKVVVNIGAGEGGERLQKAEKVLSMVTGKKPTITRAKVTNRDLGVRKGMSIGVKVTLRGKDAEEFLKRALSIRDNKLADYSFDQYGNFAFGIADYTDFEGMKYDPNIGIFGMDVCAVLTRPGKRVEKRKRAKAKVSEKHRITREEAIKFLKEKFNVEIVSLR; encoded by the coding sequence ATGACCGAAAAGGAGAACCCGATGCGGAGAATTTACCTTGAAAAGGTGGTAGTCAACATCGGAGCTGGCGAAGGTGGTGAACGCCTGCAGAAGGCAGAGAAAGTGCTTTCAATGGTGACAGGAAAGAAGCCGACGATTACAAGAGCAAAAGTAACTAACAGAGACCTTGGCGTGAGGAAAGGAATGTCCATTGGTGTCAAAGTGACCTTGCGTGGCAAAGATGCGGAGGAATTTTTGAAGAGGGCTCTCTCAATTAGAGATAACAAACTTGCAGATTACTCATTTGATCAGTATGGTAACTTTGCGTTTGGAATTGCTGACTATACTGATTTTGAGGGAATGAAATACGATCCAAACATTGGGATATTTGGAATGGATGTCTGTGCCGTGCTTACACGACCTGGGAAACGTGTTGAAAAAAGAAAGAGGGCAAAAGCGAAAGTGTCGGAGAAACACAGAATCACGCGTGAAGAGGCAATCAAATTTTTGAAGGAAAAATTCAATGTAGAAATTGTGTCGTTGAGGTGA
- a CDS encoding 30S ribosomal protein S4e has product MSKHLKRLPAPTTWKLPRKASRFVTKPLPGKHKLWEMLPLTLLIRDYLHYCDNAREAKKIVCSGDVKIDGRVVREVKQGVGLMDVVSFEKIGEHYRILLDRNGKLVPVRITAEEAKWKLVRIENKTTQKKGITQLNLHDGRNILVEKPNEYKTWDTLKIEIPSQKIMNKFGFEIGNVCYFIGGQHVGEIGTIAGQEVVSASRPNVVYLKEGFSTIKEKVFVVGIKVPEIKLPEVRAV; this is encoded by the coding sequence ATGAGCAAGCACTTGAAGAGATTGCCTGCACCAACAACCTGGAAGTTGCCAAGGAAAGCCAGTAGATTTGTCACTAAACCATTGCCAGGTAAACACAAGTTATGGGAAATGCTCCCACTTACTCTGTTGATCAGAGATTATTTGCACTACTGCGACAACGCAAGAGAGGCGAAAAAAATAGTGTGTTCTGGAGATGTGAAGATTGATGGCAGAGTGGTGCGAGAAGTGAAGCAGGGAGTCGGACTCATGGATGTGGTTAGCTTCGAGAAAATCGGAGAACATTATAGGATTCTACTTGATAGAAATGGTAAACTTGTTCCAGTACGGATAACTGCAGAGGAAGCAAAGTGGAAGCTTGTAAGAATTGAAAACAAGACCACACAGAAGAAGGGAATCACACAACTGAATCTACATGACGGAAGGAACATTCTAGTCGAGAAACCGAACGAATACAAGACGTGGGACACTCTCAAAATAGAGATTCCTAGCCAGAAAATCATGAATAAGTTTGGCTTTGAAATCGGCAATGTCTGCTATTTTATCGGAGGTCAGCATGTGGGTGAGATAGGTACAATTGCAGGACAGGAAGTGGTTTCTGCATCGCGTCCCAATGTGGTATATCTGAAGGAAGGTTTCTCCACAATTAAGGAAAAGGTGTTTGTAGTGGGAATAAAGGTGCCTGAGATTAAGCTACCAGAGGTGAGGGCAGTATGA
- a CDS encoding 50S ribosomal protein L6, which produces MTEKASEEKVQRVVEVLPGVKAELSGNLVRISGKRGKLERVFEHARITLELKENKFIITANKDSRREKAIVGTWEAHLRNMMKGVTEGFEYRMKCVYAHFPIKLTVKGDELLIENFLGEKRPRKAKILPDVKVVVKGNDLVLTGNDIEKLGATAANIERATKIKEYDPRVFQDGIYIVAKAQKPAE; this is translated from the coding sequence ATGACAGAGAAAGCGAGTGAGGAAAAAGTTCAGAGAGTTGTTGAAGTTCTTCCTGGTGTGAAGGCAGAGCTCTCTGGCAATTTAGTCCGAATTTCAGGTAAACGAGGAAAACTCGAGAGGGTCTTTGAGCATGCAAGAATCACGCTTGAGTTAAAGGAGAACAAGTTCATTATCACCGCAAACAAGGACAGTAGGAGGGAGAAGGCAATTGTGGGCACATGGGAAGCCCATCTAAGGAACATGATGAAGGGCGTGACCGAGGGCTTTGAATACAGGATGAAGTGCGTCTATGCTCACTTTCCTATAAAGTTGACAGTGAAAGGTGATGAATTGCTAATCGAGAATTTTCTTGGTGAGAAGAGACCTAGAAAAGCTAAAATTCTCCCTGATGTAAAAGTAGTGGTGAAGGGGAATGACCTTGTGCTTACTGGGAATGACATCGAAAAGCTGGGTGCTACCGCTGCAAATATTGAGAGAGCTACAAAAATCAAAGAATATGACCCAAGAGTATTCCAAGATGGAATTTATATTGTAGCAAAAGCCCAAAAACCTGCTGAGTGA